CGAAGCCAAGGAGCTTTCTCTCGTTTCCCTTTGGGATCCCATTTGTGAGCTTTACCATTGCTGCTCCATGCAAATTTATTTCCCCCCGACACCACGGTGGCAGACTGCTTTCCTTTCATCTGCACCTTGTCGCCAGCGACCCAGGCGGGTCCTGCAAAGAAAATCATTTGAAACTGTTTATCAGGGGGTAATCGCAATACCGAGTAGGCCAGTTCCTTTCTCATCAAACGCTGCCGTTCCCCCCCCATCGATGCAGAATAATCAATCACATAAAGAATCCGGCTTCCCCGAACCTCCTGACCAAAAAAGCTGGTACTGCCTCCGCCACCCCAACCACTGCCATCCCCCCAGCCATCACCAAAGTCATCGCCATTTCCAAATTCCATGGAATCCACCGGTGTAATTTCCTCGGGAACCGGAATGGCCAAATCAGACACCGTGCTACTGGCAATCACCCTGGCCATCGATGATGATGGCGATGATGGCTTGCGCTCAACATTGCGCTGCATTTGTGGTCGCTTCACCGGCCGATCGTCCACATTCCCAGCCTGATACGACACAATTTCGGGTGTAAAATTGTCGATCGGAGGGAGTAAAATCCAGAGTAAAATAATGCCGATCAGCAGAACGACCAAAATAGAAATAATGATACTCGTGATCGTAGAATTCCGTTGCTGCACGTGCAGTCGCTTCAAGGCTTCAGGTGATAATTGGGCATGTAAACTCATGACGGATCAAATAAACGATTTTTTCCCATGTCTTCATTGCACAGAAAACAAGGGGTACAACTACGCGGTAATGTCTAGAATCTTTCTGGGCTACGACAGACTTCCTAACTTAGGAACTACGCAGCTCTGATATTTCTTAGAGTGCAAAAAAACAAAACCAACGAGTATCTATCTTTAATTCCAGTTCTGGCCCCCGTGGTTACATCTATTTCCGCCTTTTTTATCCATTGAGCCTCCACAATCACATTCCCAACCCCTCACATCACAGCCCCAGCACATACGGGCTCACATCTTCAGACCAAAAAGCTGCTTCAGTGCCTGAGCGGCACCTTCACTGGCCTCGTGGTCTGCCAAGTATCCACCAAGCTGGAAAATCCGCTCTTTCACCTCGGCACAAGCATTGACCGGACATGCCAGATGAGCAGCCAAATCCACATTCATCATATCGAGATCGTTGTGGCCGTCACCAATCGCAAACCGGCGATCTCGAGCAACCCCAAGCAAACGCCCGATTTCAGCCATCGCACTCCCCTTGTGATAATCGGCGTGACTGAATCGAAGATAAATACCATTTCTCTGATACGACAAATTTTTCCGCTTGGGCAATTCCTCATCGAGGCGAGCCACGATCCCGTCCATTTCACTGGCGGTTGATGCCACGATACCCGCAGGTTCTTCCTCTTGAAATCCCCACACCGCAGCGGTCTCAGATTCCACCCACTTTTTCACCCGCTTGAGAAACCGCCCATGGCGCCAAAACAAACGACGATGCTCTTTCTCACATTGTTTATTCCATCCTCCAATCGGAACCCAACGCTGAAACGCATTCGGCACATAAATTTCGCGCTCCCGGACGACCAAAAAGTCAGGCAAAAAGGGCATCTTTACATCTGCCATCCCTTGAACGGTAAACATCAGTGAACGCCCGGTATTAATCCCCCACACCGCCTTATGGGAAACCCTCAAGGAGCGAAGCAATGCATACAATTCCGGTGACACCGGAGGGTTCCTATCCGGCATTGCCAAGGTGCCATCAAAATCAAAAGCCAGCAGCCAATCAGGGGAGTCTACAGGTTCCAGTGTTTTCACAGCACACAAAAGGTCTTACCCGACATCATTCGACTACGGGGATCGCCCGTCCGGGTGTCTGCTCATCCTCGGGAACAACCAAGGCCCTGGGTTCGTCCTCAGGCACGACCAATGCCCGTGGGCCATCTTCAGGCTCAACAATCGCACGGGGACCAGTTTCGTCATCCTCAACAGGAATCGCCTTCGGCATCGGTTTTTTGGGTTTAACCAGCACGGCCTTGACCGGTGGCTTTTCATCCGGCTTTGTTTCTGGCTTGGCTAGCTTCGGATTTGTCCGCTTCGTCACAGGCAGCGGTTCAGGCCGGTAGTTTACTTCTTCGCTTGGCCGCTGCTTCCTCATTTTAATCTCAACCCGCCGGTTCGGTGCTTGCTGCTCCTTACTCCCACCTGTGACAATCGGATGAAGTTTACCAAACCCGCGAACCGCAACACGGTCCTCAGGTAAATCCATCGCCTTTACCAACCACCGTTTCACGGACATCGCTCTGCGCACAGACAGCTCCATGTTGGGTTCCTGGCCGCCAATTAAATCCGTATGACCATCAACCCAACACACCAACTTCGGATGTTTGTGAATCAACAAAGCCACTTTCATCAAACTCAATCTGGCACTCTGCCGTAACTCAGAAGAGTTGAACTCAAATAGCAAATCACTACCAATCAATGCCTTGCTTTTCAACAGCGCATTGCCGTCCATATTTGCCATTTTGTCCAAGGAAGTAAAATCCTTGAGCAACCCATCTTCGGCCTCTCCTTCCGCCCCTTTGCGCATTTGCTCGGTAAAGGCATCCGGGTCATATTCCTCTGCCATCCGAGCTCCCGGATCCACCGTCACTTGGGAATCACTGGCCCGAGGAAAAAAATCTTCGGTTTTTCCCATCTCCGGCAACTCCGGCTCAAAATTCTGAGAGGTCATCGGATCCATCATTTCACTCTCGATCTCACCTGCTGCCGCGGAACTGATCTCAGGCACCTGAACGGTCTCCAGATCAGGCAACACATCAATGTCCATTTCAGGAAGGTTTTCCAATACTTCCAATTCATCCGCAGGAGGCACCACTTCAACCGGAGCTTCGACCTCGGCCGTTTCAGGTGCAGACACCTCAGGCCGGTAATCTTCAAAATCCACCGGGTTCACGCGAACCACCTCAGTCAACATCTCACTCTCTTTCGCTGACTTCGGCAGCAACACATCAATCCTACTCAATCCGAAAAAAGCAAGAACATGCAATGCTACGGCAACACAAAGCGCAGTCAGGACCCATCGGCCCTGGCCTTCACTCTGCGGCAAGCGAAAAGAGGATGCCCCCCTGCTGCCACCATTCCAGCTATAGTCTTGCTGCATTGCGGTCAATCTTAACGTACCAGCGGTCAAAAGCAACCGACGGTTTCAGCTCTCGCCAGGGACGAACTATACCCATTTTCGTTTAAAAACCAGCACAGAATCCCTCCGTGATTACGTCTGCAAAGTGGTTCAACATTCAAAGAACCGAAAAAAAGCGGGTTACCCGTATTCCAGGCAACCCGCTTGTTGATCATTCTCTGCGCTTAAACATCAGAAAACTTCCAGCCTTACTCGGCGGAATCTGATGCAGCAGCCGCTTCCTGCTGCTTAGCCTCGCGGGCTGCAGCACGGATCGACATCTTAACCCGACCACGGTCGTCTACGCCAATGCACTTGGCGGTAACCGTGTCACCTTTTTTGACCACGTCTTCGGTTTTTTCAACCCGACCTTCGGCCAATTCGGAAATGTGGATCAAGCCATCCTTACCAGGAAGAACCTGCATGAAGGCTCCAAAGTTCGTCGTGGAAACAATAGGTCCGGTGTAAGTCTTACCAACTTCACACTCAGCGAACATTTGTTCGATCATTTCCATCGCGCGGTCGAGGCTTTCCTTCTTGGAAGCGTAAACGTGCACGGTGCCATCATCTTCGATGTTGATGTCTGCACCAGACTCAGCCTGAATACCTTTGATGTTCTTGCCACCAGGTCCGATGAGTTCACCGATACGCTCTGGGTCGATCTTGGTGGACTCAATACGTGGTGCGTGCTCACTAAGGTCAGCTGGACCAGCAATGGTGTCTTCCATTTTCTTCAGAACGATACCACGAGCATCTGTCGCTTTCACAAGAGCTTCCTCAAGGATGGAAAGTGGGATACCTGGAAGCTTAAGGTCAAGCTGGTAACCCGTCACACCTTCGCTGGTTCCACAAACTTTGAAGTCCATGTCGCCGTAGAAGTCCTCACTACCGATGATGTCGAGCAGGGTCTTGTATTCCTTGATGTTGTCGTTTTCATCCATCTCGGTAACCAGACCAACCGCGATCGCACCAACAGGGCGAATGAGTGGCACACCTGCATCAAGCAGAGCCATGGTGCCGGAACAAACGGTTGCCATGGATGATGAACCATTGGACTCAAGCACCTCGGAGGTCACACGCATCGCATATGGGAAGTCCTCAACAGATGGGATCACAGGCTCGATCGAACGTTCAGCAAGAGCACCGTGACCAATTTCACGACGATTCATGCCGCCAAAACGACCGGCTTCACCCACGGAGAATGGAGGGAAGCTATAGTGCAGGAAGAAACGCTTACTGTCAGCTCCGCCGGCGTAGTTATCATA
This genomic stretch from Oceaniferula marina harbors:
- a CDS encoding vWA domain-containing protein produces the protein MSLHAQLSPEALKRLHVQQRNSTITSIIISILVVLLIGIILLWILLPPIDNFTPEIVSYQAGNVDDRPVKRPQMQRNVERKPSSPSSSMARVIASSTVSDLAIPVPEEITPVDSMEFGNGDDFGDGWGDGSGWGGGGSTSFFGQEVRGSRILYVIDYSASMGGERQRLMRKELAYSVLRLPPDKQFQMIFFAGPAWVAGDKVQMKGKQSATVVSGGNKFAWSSNGKAHKWDPKGKREKAPWLRATDSQVETSELIIKRNKLVWGTNWENPLKMAFDMEPLPDTIVFMTDGLASGDPVGIAKRTAALAKKNNIVVNTVALMEPKAADAMETLAKGTGGTFVLVNKDGSRSTIKNGRVQKVEPATQPAPKKVEPAKPTPKKKAPAKKKAGNKGKKGDKK
- a CDS encoding HAD family hydrolase, yielding MKTLEPVDSPDWLLAFDFDGTLAMPDRNPPVSPELYALLRSLRVSHKAVWGINTGRSLMFTVQGMADVKMPFLPDFLVVREREIYVPNAFQRWVPIGGWNKQCEKEHRRLFWRHGRFLKRVKKWVESETAAVWGFQEEEPAGIVASTASEMDGIVARLDEELPKRKNLSYQRNGIYLRFSHADYHKGSAMAEIGRLLGVARDRRFAIGDGHNDLDMMNVDLAAHLACPVNACAEVKERIFQLGGYLADHEASEGAAQALKQLFGLKM
- a CDS encoding OmpA family protein, coding for MQQDYSWNGGSRGASSFRLPQSEGQGRWVLTALCVAVALHVLAFFGLSRIDVLLPKSAKESEMLTEVVRVNPVDFEDYRPEVSAPETAEVEAPVEVVPPADELEVLENLPEMDIDVLPDLETVQVPEISSAAAGEIESEMMDPMTSQNFEPELPEMGKTEDFFPRASDSQVTVDPGARMAEEYDPDAFTEQMRKGAEGEAEDGLLKDFTSLDKMANMDGNALLKSKALIGSDLLFEFNSSELRQSARLSLMKVALLIHKHPKLVCWVDGHTDLIGGQEPNMELSVRRAMSVKRWLVKAMDLPEDRVAVRGFGKLHPIVTGGSKEQQAPNRRVEIKMRKQRPSEEVNYRPEPLPVTKRTNPKLAKPETKPDEKPPVKAVLVKPKKPMPKAIPVEDDETGPRAIVEPEDGPRALVVPEDEPRALVVPEDEQTPGRAIPVVE